In Thermoanaerobacter uzonensis DSM 18761, the genomic stretch AAAAAATTGATTGAAGAAGAGGATTCCGCAAATCCTCTAAGTGACCAAAAAATAGCTGATATTTTAAAAGAAAAAAATATTAATATTTCAAGAAGGACGGTGGCAAAATATAGAGAGGAATGCAATATTCCTTCTACTATCAAAAGAAGAAGATATTAAATGGGCATGTAAATGCCCATTTAGGCTATTGAAAAAGCTTTATTAATAGTATAAAATAGTTAATGTAAATACTTTTTATGAAATGTGGGACATTTATAGAATAACGGGACTTTAACCGTCCTGAAGAGGGAAATGACATGAAAGATATTATAGCTTTACAACAAAAGATAGTACCAGAATTAATAGATTTACTTCAAAAGAGATATACTATAATGCGAAACATATATTTTAATCAACCCATAGGGCGAAGGGCACTTTCACACCAGTTGAATATGGGGGAACGAATAATTAGAAGTGAGGTATCTTTTTTGAAGGCTCAAGGTTTAGTAGATATAAATCCCTTGGGCATGACTATCACCAAAGAGGGAGAAGAATTAATTGAGAATTTGAAAGATTTTATACATGAGCTTAAAGGGCTTAACAATATTGAGAGCTTGTTAAAGGACAAGCTGGGTATTGAGAAGGTCATAGTTGTACCCGGAGACGTAGAACAAGATCCTATGATAAAAAAAGAATTAGGAAAATCAGCGGCAAATTACCTAAAAACTATAATAAATTATGACAGTATTATTGCTTTAACCGGTGGTTCAACTGTGCTGGAAGTGGCTAATGGGATGCCTCAACTTTATTCCAAATCAAACATAGTAGTTGTACCTGCTCGTGGTGGATTGGGGAGAGAAGTAGAAAAGCAAGCGAATACAATCGCTTCAATTTTAGCTAAAAAACTTGGTGGTACATATAAAATGTTGCACGTGCCGGATAATTTGGGCAAAGAAACGGTAAAAAGCCTTATCAAAGAACCAGATATAAAAGATGTGGTAGAAACTTTAAAAAAAGCCGATATTTTAATATTTGGAATAGGTCGTGCAGATGTGATGGCAGAGAGAAGAAATTTACCCCAAGATATTAGAGATTTTTTAGAAAAGAATAATGCTACAGCTGAAGCTTTAGGATATTACTTTGATAAAGAAGGGAAAGTAGTATATGCAACGCCAAGCATTTTCTTGACTTTAGAAGACCTGAAGTTTGTTAAAAATTTAATAGCAGTATCTGGCGGAAAAGGTAAAGCAGAAGCTATTGTTTCTACTTGCAGAAGTGGCAATGTACAAGTGCTTGTCACTGATGAAGGAGCTTCATTTGAGATTTTAAAAATTGTTTAAAACACCTTTTCAGGTGTTTATAAAATAAAAATCAAGGAGGAATACATAATGGGTGTTAAAGTTGCTATCAATGGTTTTGGAAGAATTGGAAGAAATGTCTTCAGAGCTGCTTTTAAGAAAAATGTTGACCTTGAATTTGTAGCTATCAATGATTTAACAGATGCAAAAACATTGGCTCATCTATTAAAATACGATTCTACTTTTGGTAAATTTGAAGGAGAAGTATCTTATACGGATGATGCGTTAATTGTAAATGGCAAGGAAATTAAAATTTTCAAAGAAACTGACCCTGCAAAGCTTCCATGGGGAGAACTAGGAGTAGACATTGTAATTGAATCCACAGGAAGATTTACAAACAAAGATGATGCTATAAAGCACATCCATGCTGGAGCTAAAAAAGTTATAATTTCTGCACCTGCTAAGAATGAGGACATAACAATTGTTATGGGTGTTAATGAAAATATGTATGACCCAGCTAACCATCATGTAATTTCAAATGCTTCTTGTACAACTAATTGTTTGGCACCATTAGCAAAGGTTATTAATGACAAATTCCGTATAAAGAGAGGTATGATGACAACAGTTCACTCTTACACAAATGACCAAAGAATACTTGATTTACCTCACAGCGATTTGAGGAGAGCAAGGTCTGCAGCTATGTCCATAATACCTACTACAACAGGCGCAGCAAAGGCTATTCACTTAGTAATTCCTGAATTAAAAGGGAAAATGAATGGTTTTGCGATGAGGGTTCCAACTCCAGATGTATCTGTTGTTGACCTTGTTGCAGAAGTTGAAGTACCTGTTACAGTTGAAGAAGTTAATGCAGCGTTGAAAGAAGCTTCTGAAACATATATGAAAGGAATTTTGGGTTATTCTGAAGAGCCATTAGTTTCAATGGACTATAAAGGAGACGAGAGGTCTTCTATAGTTGACGCACCTCTTACAATGGTAATTGAAGGAACATTAGTAAAAGCTGTTTCTTGGTATGACAATGAATGGGGTTATTCTAACAGAGTTGTTGACCTTGCAAAATATATTGCTGACAGACTCTAATGTAGTAAAAGGTCCGTGTCCATTTATGGACCGGACCTTTAAATCCTAATATAAGGAGGTTTTTGTGATGAAAAAAACCGTGAGGGATATAGATGTGGCGGGAAAAAGAGTTTTAGTTAGAGTAGACTTTAATGTGCCTATGGATGAAAATAAAAATATAACAGATGATACTCGTATAAAAGCAGCACTTCCTACTATTGAATATTTAATAAATCACAATGCTAAAGTAATACTAGTATCCCACTTGGGAAGACCAAAGGGCAAAGTGAATCCAGAATATTCTTTAAAACCTGTTGCAAAAAGGTTGTCAGAGCTTTTGGGAAAACAAGTCATTATGGCAGAGGATGTAATTGGAGATGATGCTAAAGCAAAAGCAGCTGCATTAAAAGAAGGAGAAGTATTGCTTTTAGAAAATGTGAGATTCCACGCAGAAGAAGAGAAAAATGACCCTCAATTTGCAAAAGAGTTAGCTTCTTTAGCGGATATATATGTAAATGATGCTTTTGGTACAGCTCACAGGGCTCATGCTTCTACAGCAGGCGTCGCGGCTTATTTGCCGGCAGTATCAGGTTTTTTAATTGAAAAGGAACTTACTATTATGGGGGAAGCTTTAGAAAATCCAAAGAGACCATTTGTTGCTATATTAGGAGGAGCTAAAGTTTCTGACAAAATAGGGGTTATAACAAACCTATTAGAAAAAGTAGATAGCCTTTTAATTGGAGGTGGTATGGCTTACACCTTTATAAAAGCAAAAGGATATGAAATTGGTAAGTCACTTTTAGAAGAGGATAAAATAGAGTTAGCTAAAGAATTAATGGAGAAGGCTAAGCAAAAAGGTGTTAATTTGATGCTTCCTGTTGATACAGTTATTGCTAAAGAATTGAAATCAGGTGTACCTTATGAAGTAGTCGATATAGACAAAATGCCTCAAGACCAAATAGGAGTAGACATTGGACCTAAGACTATTGAAGAATACTCAAAAGTGATAAAACACGCCATGACAGTAGTGTGGAATGGGCCTATGGGAGTTTTTGAAATTCCTGAGTTTGCAAAAGGTACAGAGGCTATTGCGAAAGCTTTGAGTGAATGCAAAGGTACTACTATAGTAGGCGGTGGTGATTCTGCAGCTGCCATAGAGCAATTAGGATATGCGGATAAAGTCACTCATATTTCTACTGGAGGAGGAGCTTCCCTGGAGTTTTTGGAAGGCAAAGTATTGCCAGGAATTGATGTTTTAAACGACAAGTAAAGGGGTGTTTGTTTTGAGAAGACCAATAATTGCAGGTAACTGGAAAATGCACATGACCCCTTCTGAAGCGGTGAAGTTAGTTGAGGAATTGATACCTCAGGTTAAAGAGGCAAAAGCAGAAGTGGTAGTCATACCTCCCTTTGTGGATTTGACAGAAGTGAGCAAAGTCATCAAAGGCACAAATATTCTCCTCGGTGCTCAAAATATGTTCTGGGAAGAAAAGGGCGCATATACGGGAGAAATTTCACCTTTAATGCTTAAAGAGATTGGCGTGAAATATGTTGTAATAGGCCACTCTGAAAGAAGGCAGTATTTTGGTGAGACGGATGAAATGGTCAATAAAAAAGTTTTATCCGCTCTATCTCACGGCTTAAGTCCTATTGTGTGTGTAGGAGAATCTCTTTCTCAAAGAGAAGAAGGAAAAACTTTTGAAGTAGTTTTAAGTCAAACTAAAGAGGCATTAAAAGACGTTTCACAAGATGACATTGTCAGCGTAGTAATAGCTTATGAGCCAATCTGGGCTATAGGCACTGGCAAAACTGCCACAGCTAAAGATGCCAATGAAGTGATAAAAGCTATAAGGGATACTATAGCTTCCCTTTATGGAAAAGAAAAGGCAGATCTGGTTAGGATACAGTATGGGGGGAGTGTAAAGCCTGAAAACATCTCTGAACTCATGGCAGAGAGCGATATAGACGGGGCTTTAGTAGGGGGAGCAAGTCTTGTAGCAGCAGATTTTGCAAAGATTGTCAATTATTAAGGAGAGGATTATATGCCTGAAAAATTAACCATGCTAGTTATACTGGATGGGTTTGGACTATCAGACAAAAAAGAAGGAAATGCAGTATATCAAGCTAATACTCCAAATTTAGATTTTTACTTTAAAAACTATCCCCATACGACTCTTTCCGCCAGTGGCCTTGCAGTAGGACTTCCTGAGGGACAAATGGGAAACTCAGAAGTAGGGCACTTAAATATTGGAGCGGGAAGAATAGTATATCAAGAACTTACGAGAATTAGTAAAGATATCAAAGAAGGTACCTTTTTTAAGAAAAAAGAATTTTTAGATGCGATAGAAAATGTAAAGAAAAACAACTCAAAACTACATCTTTTTGGCCTTTTGTCAGATGGAGGGGTTCACAGCCACATAACTCATTTATTTGCTTTAATGAAATTGGCAAAAGAACATGGGTTAAAAGAAATATATATTCATGCTTTCTTAGATGGAAGAGATGTTCCACCAGCTTGTGCAAAGGAATATATAAAGCAGTTTGAAGAAGAGTCAAACAGGATTGGTATAGGAAAAATTGCAACGATTTCTGGAAGATATTATGCAATGGATAGAGACAAAAGATGGGATAGAACTAAAAAGGCTTATGATGCAATAGTTTTAGGGAAAGGTGTTTACGCTAATTCACCAATGGAAGCAATAGATATAGCTTATTCCAAAGACCAAACAGATGAGTTCGTAGAACCTACCGTAATTTTGGAAAATGGAAAGCCAGTTGCTACGGTAGAAGCGGGGGATTCTATAATATTCTTCAATTTTAGACCTGACAGAGCAAGGCAACTTACCAGAGCTTTTATTGACGAGGTATTTAACTATTTTGAAAGAGAAAAAGGGTATTTGCCTGTATTCTTTGTGTCTATGACTCAATATGATGAAACCTTTAAAAACATACATGTGGCGTATAAGCCAGAAAGACTGGAGAATACTCTTGGTGAATACTTAAGTAAAAAAGGGATTAAACAGCTTAGAATTGCAGAAACAGAAAAATACGCCCATGTGACTTTCTTCTTCAACGGTGGCGTAGAAGAGCCAAATGAAGGGGAAGAAAGAATTTTAGTTCCTTCGCCTAAAGTAGCTACTTACGACCTAAAGCCAGAAATGAGCGCTTATGAGGTTACAGATACTGTAATACCTAAGATTATGTCAGATCAATATGGTTTTATTCTTTTAAACTTTGCAAATCCTGATATGGTAGGGCATACAGGAGTTTTAAATGCTGCAATAAAAGCGATTGAAGCAATAGATGAGTGCCTTGGAAGAATAGTAAATGCTGTTCAAAGTGTAGGAGGAACAATAATTATAACAGCTGACCATGGCAATGCGGAAGAGATGATTGACCCTGTGACAAAAGAGCCACAAACCGCTCATACTACAAACCCAGTGCCTTTCATACTGATAGGCGAAGGAGATATTGATTTAAGGAAAGATGGGATACTGGCTGACATTGCTCCTACAATTTTGGACATAATGAAACTACCAGTTCCTAAAGAGATGACGGGAAAATCTTTAATCATTGGAAGAAGATAAAATTTAAAAAATTTAAAAGAGAAAGGAGAAGTTGTCATGTCGTCAATAATTGATATTTTTGCAAGAGAAATACTTGACTCCCGTGGAAATCCTACAGTTGAAGTAGAGGTAGAATTAGATAGCGGTGCAGTAGGAAGAGCTGCTGTGCCTTCAGGGGCTTCTACAGGAGCTTTTGAAGCAGTCGAATTAAGGGATGGAGATAAATCAAGATATTTGGGGAAAGGAGTACTAAAAGCTGTTCAAAATGTCAATGACATTATTGCTCCTGAGCTAATTGGCATGGAAGCACAAGACCAAGTAGCAATTGACAAAGCGATGATTGAACTAGATGGAACTCCCAATAAGAGCAAATTAGGAGCAAATGCTATCTTAGGGGTATCATTGGCAGTGGCAAAGGCAGCAGCTGAGGAATGTGGTTTACCTTTGTATCAATACATTGGTGGAGTAAATGCAAAAACTCTTCCTGTGCCTATGATGAACATATTAAACGGTGGAAAACACGCTGATAACAATGTAGATATACAAGAGTTTATGATAATGCCTATTGGGGCTCCAAACTTCCGCGAAGCATTAAGGATGTGTTCAGAAGTTTATCACAATTTGAAAAACGTGTTACATTCTAAAGGGTTAAGTACAACAGTTGGTGATGAAGGAGGATTTGCACCTAACCTTACCTCAAATGAAGAAGCTATACAAGTTATATTGGAAGCTATAGAAAAAGCGGGATATGTGCCAGGAGAAGATATAGTATTAGCATTAGATCCTGCTTCAACAGAGCTTTATAAAGAAGATGGGAAATATCATTTTGAAGGAGAAGGAATTGTAAGAACCCCCGAAGAAATGGTAGATTTTTGGGAACAACTTGTTAACAAATATCCTATTGTCTCTATTGAAGACGGTCTTGCAGAAGAAGACTGGAATGGATGGAAACTATTGACTGAA encodes the following:
- a CDS encoding sugar-binding transcriptional regulator, which translates into the protein MKDIIALQQKIVPELIDLLQKRYTIMRNIYFNQPIGRRALSHQLNMGERIIRSEVSFLKAQGLVDINPLGMTITKEGEELIENLKDFIHELKGLNNIESLLKDKLGIEKVIVVPGDVEQDPMIKKELGKSAANYLKTIINYDSIIALTGGSTVLEVANGMPQLYSKSNIVVVPARGGLGREVEKQANTIASILAKKLGGTYKMLHVPDNLGKETVKSLIKEPDIKDVVETLKKADILIFGIGRADVMAERRNLPQDIRDFLEKNNATAEALGYYFDKEGKVVYATPSIFLTLEDLKFVKNLIAVSGGKGKAEAIVSTCRSGNVQVLVTDEGASFEILKIV
- the gap gene encoding type I glyceraldehyde-3-phosphate dehydrogenase gives rise to the protein MGVKVAINGFGRIGRNVFRAAFKKNVDLEFVAINDLTDAKTLAHLLKYDSTFGKFEGEVSYTDDALIVNGKEIKIFKETDPAKLPWGELGVDIVIESTGRFTNKDDAIKHIHAGAKKVIISAPAKNEDITIVMGVNENMYDPANHHVISNASCTTNCLAPLAKVINDKFRIKRGMMTTVHSYTNDQRILDLPHSDLRRARSAAMSIIPTTTGAAKAIHLVIPELKGKMNGFAMRVPTPDVSVVDLVAEVEVPVTVEEVNAALKEASETYMKGILGYSEEPLVSMDYKGDERSSIVDAPLTMVIEGTLVKAVSWYDNEWGYSNRVVDLAKYIADRL
- a CDS encoding phosphoglycerate kinase; the encoded protein is MKKTVRDIDVAGKRVLVRVDFNVPMDENKNITDDTRIKAALPTIEYLINHNAKVILVSHLGRPKGKVNPEYSLKPVAKRLSELLGKQVIMAEDVIGDDAKAKAAALKEGEVLLLENVRFHAEEEKNDPQFAKELASLADIYVNDAFGTAHRAHASTAGVAAYLPAVSGFLIEKELTIMGEALENPKRPFVAILGGAKVSDKIGVITNLLEKVDSLLIGGGMAYTFIKAKGYEIGKSLLEEDKIELAKELMEKAKQKGVNLMLPVDTVIAKELKSGVPYEVVDIDKMPQDQIGVDIGPKTIEEYSKVIKHAMTVVWNGPMGVFEIPEFAKGTEAIAKALSECKGTTIVGGGDSAAAIEQLGYADKVTHISTGGGASLEFLEGKVLPGIDVLNDK
- the tpiA gene encoding triose-phosphate isomerase, whose protein sequence is MRRPIIAGNWKMHMTPSEAVKLVEELIPQVKEAKAEVVVIPPFVDLTEVSKVIKGTNILLGAQNMFWEEKGAYTGEISPLMLKEIGVKYVVIGHSERRQYFGETDEMVNKKVLSALSHGLSPIVCVGESLSQREEGKTFEVVLSQTKEALKDVSQDDIVSVVIAYEPIWAIGTGKTATAKDANEVIKAIRDTIASLYGKEKADLVRIQYGGSVKPENISELMAESDIDGALVGGASLVAADFAKIVNY
- the gpmI gene encoding 2,3-bisphosphoglycerate-independent phosphoglycerate mutase gives rise to the protein MPEKLTMLVILDGFGLSDKKEGNAVYQANTPNLDFYFKNYPHTTLSASGLAVGLPEGQMGNSEVGHLNIGAGRIVYQELTRISKDIKEGTFFKKKEFLDAIENVKKNNSKLHLFGLLSDGGVHSHITHLFALMKLAKEHGLKEIYIHAFLDGRDVPPACAKEYIKQFEEESNRIGIGKIATISGRYYAMDRDKRWDRTKKAYDAIVLGKGVYANSPMEAIDIAYSKDQTDEFVEPTVILENGKPVATVEAGDSIIFFNFRPDRARQLTRAFIDEVFNYFEREKGYLPVFFVSMTQYDETFKNIHVAYKPERLENTLGEYLSKKGIKQLRIAETEKYAHVTFFFNGGVEEPNEGEERILVPSPKVATYDLKPEMSAYEVTDTVIPKIMSDQYGFILLNFANPDMVGHTGVLNAAIKAIEAIDECLGRIVNAVQSVGGTIIITADHGNAEEMIDPVTKEPQTAHTTNPVPFILIGEGDIDLRKDGILADIAPTILDIMKLPVPKEMTGKSLIIGRR
- the eno gene encoding phosphopyruvate hydratase, translated to MSSIIDIFAREILDSRGNPTVEVEVELDSGAVGRAAVPSGASTGAFEAVELRDGDKSRYLGKGVLKAVQNVNDIIAPELIGMEAQDQVAIDKAMIELDGTPNKSKLGANAILGVSLAVAKAAAEECGLPLYQYIGGVNAKTLPVPMMNILNGGKHADNNVDIQEFMIMPIGAPNFREALRMCSEVYHNLKNVLHSKGLSTTVGDEGGFAPNLTSNEEAIQVILEAIEKAGYVPGEDIVLALDPASTELYKEDGKYHFEGEGIVRTPEEMVDFWEQLVNKYPIVSIEDGLAEEDWNGWKLLTERLGKKIQLVGDDLFVTNTQRLSKGISMGVANSILIKLNQIGTLTETLDAIEMAKRAGYTAVVSHRSGETEDSTIADLVVGVNAGQIKTGAPARTDRVVKYNQLLRIEEALGSTAQYLGKTAFYNIKK